GGTAGAAAAATAAGAAAAGTGTATTGTTTTACAGCATCTGTTTAAAAACGCCTGTCGCAGGCACTTTATCGCGGCCTTTTCGCAACGGCGTAAACGAGTGTTTGTTTGAATATAAAATTATGTTTTATAGATGTCAACAGCAACGGTTGAAATGGGTCGGCTTTTTATGCCGGCGGTCCATGCGGCGGCTGACGAATTGTGACGAACGGTTCAGGATAACTGTTTTTTAATGCAAGTGCCAAGCCAAGTTTATGGGGTGCGGCTTTAAACGTCTGTTTTCATGACCTCGTGTAAGACCGTTGTGGCAAAACTGCCCTTGGGCAATGAAAACGACAGCTCCAGTTCGTTGCCTTGCTGGTTGCTGGCTGTTTCGGAGATGGGGATTCTTAACGGCCGCCGCTCGCCTGGCATGGAAAGTCCGGCTCCGAGGCGGAAATCATCCGGTGTAATACCCTCTTTGGCCAGCAGGGCTTGTTCCAGAATGCCGGCCTGCGCCTCCGCCATCATGACCTTGTGGCCGAATAACGGCGCGGTGGGGCTGATTTCAAACCGGTCCGCCCGGGGTTGCTCCAACGCTGCATCCGTGACCAGAAAACAGGCGCCGTTGTCGTGTTTGTAGGCGATGTCGCCTGTCCATAGGGTTTCAAGGCTTTCAAGGCGCATACTGACCAGGCGATCGAACAGGTGCGACTGGTAGGCCGACAGGTAGAGCCGCAGCAGCTTTCCCGGCAGGCGGCGTACGGCTTTTTCGGCGCTGCGGCCTTGACGCAGGCTGCGAACCAGGTTGCGTTCGTTGCGCATGCGCCGGGGCAGGGCCTGTTCGGCTTCTTCCAGGCGGTTTTCGGCATACAAAATGGCGCCCTGACGCCACTCCGGATGGATGATTTTGTCCGGGTCGCCGATGATATGGGCTGCCGCCTGGGAAAAGTTTTTCTGCACAATGGCCTGGCCGATGAGGTGGGAGTTGCCGAGTGCGCCATAGCGTTGCTCGCCGAAAAAGTTGGGGACTCCGGTCATCTGCAGGACATGGAGGATGTCGCGGGCCTTTTCCAGCGCGTCGCTGTCGATATCCCTTATGGTGATGGTGAAGCGATTGCCGGCCAGATGCCCGAGCCTCAGTTTGTTGCGGTGGCGGCGGGCCGATAAAATACGAATATCCTGGAGTTGAAGGGCAAGGGCTTGCTCCGCGGAACAATCGGTTACGGAAATGAACTGTCGGGTGGTGGCCTGGGCGTCTTTAAGCCCGGCATACCCCATGGCGCGCTCGTTGACTTGCAGTGCCCTGGAAAGACGTTTGAGTAATTCGAAGGTTGTCATGCCGCGTTTTTCCACCTCCAGATAGAGGTGTTCGCCTTCGCCGCAGGTCGGATAAAGGGGCAATTCTTCGACCAGGAAATCGTCCGGGCAGGTTTTGATGCTGCCTCCGATACCGGGAAGCTTTGCGGTTAGATAGTTAGCCATTGTTTGCGCTCCAGGCAGTGCGGAAACCTCTGTGGACCGGTTGGGGGGCGGCCGTTTCGCAGGTATGTTGCGGGTTGCGGCGATGGTGTATAAAGTGGATCGACTGACCTTGGGCCAGAAAGCGACGCATGTATTTCGATAGCGGATAACCGGCCATGTCGAGGGCGACGGGTACCGGCAATCTGTTCTCATACCCCTTGATCTGATTCAGGTGGGCGGTGACGGCATGGGCGTAATCGGCGACATCGCTGCTGAAAAACAGCTCTCCGCCCGGTTGCAGGTAATGCAGCAGCGTCTGCAGGAATCGCTCGTTGACCAGGCGCCGTTTGAGGTGGCGTTTTTTCGGCCAGGGGTCCGGGCAGTTGATGTAAACGGCTGCCAGGCTTTCGGTGGCTAAAAACTGCTCCAGCAGGTAGCGCGCCTCGATGCGCATGACGCGTACATTGGTGAGGCGGGCTTGTTCCAGCCTGTTGCAGGTTTTGTTGCAGCCCTTGTTGTATATGTCGATAGCGAGATAGTTTCGTTCCGGCGCGCTACTGGCCAGTTGCGTGACGAAATCCCCGATGCCGCAGCCGATCTCCAGCACCAGGGGGTTCCGGTTGCCGAATACCGCAGCGAAATCTGCCGGCGAAGCCAGGCTCTCTTCTCTGAGGAAATAGGGCGATTTGATTTCAATCATGTGCTGAGTCATGGCTTTGTCCCACGTGTTTTTGGAAAAGTCCTTAGGTTATCTTTTCTGGTGCCGATTGACAAGTTTTTTTTAGCCTTGCTGCCTTTCGGGGCAGCCTCTGTTCCCGAAGGAAAAAGGGTTGTGTTTCAGGGGCTCAGGAGCTAGGCTGAACGGGTCCCCTGCATGTGATCTCTGGTAGGTCTTTTCCCGGCGGATCCGAGGTTTTCATCCCTGTCATATATAAGTCGTCAAGGAGGCTGTTGTGCTTATTGTTATGCATCATACTGCATCTGAAGAGCAGATTCGCGCTGTGGAACAGGCGGTTGCCGCGTTGGGATTAAAAGCCCAGCCGATTCCCGGTGGCGAGAGAACCGCCATCGGCGTGTTGGGTAATCGCGGCTATGTGGATGACACCACGATCCGCGATCTTCCCGGGGTGTTGGAGATTATCCATGTCAGCAAGCCCTATAAAATGGTATCCAGGGATTTTCATCCCATGGCGACGGTGGTGAAGGTCGGTTCGGCTGCGCTGGGGGATGGTGGTCCGCCGGTGGTGATGGCCGGCCCCTGTTCCATTGAAAGCGAAGAGCAGATGATGGCGGCGGCGCACCTGGTCAAGGCGGCCGGGGCGCAGGTTCTGCGCGGCGGAGCCTTTAAACCTCGTACCGGACCTCATTCGTTCCAGGGGTTGGGGGTTGAGGGGCTCAAGATATTGCACGCGGCCGGTCGCGAAGTCGAACTGCCGGTGGTTACCGAAGTGATGCGTATCGAACAGCTTGAAGTGGCGTGCCGTTACGCCGATATGTTGCAGATCGGTGCCCGCAACATGCAGAATTTCGATTTGCTTAAGGAAGTGGGGCGTCTGCGTTGTCCGATTCTTCTCAAACGGGGGATGAGTGCGACCATCGAGGAATTTCTGGCCGCGGCCGAATATATCGTGGCCGAAGGTAACGATCAGGTCGTTCTGTGCGAACGCGGGATCCGCACCTTTGAAACGGCAACCCGCAATACCTTGGATCTGTCGGTCGTTCCGCTGGTCAAAGCCTTGAGCCACCTGCCGATCATCGTCGATCCGAGTCACGCTACCGGTCGGCGTCCGCTGGTGCCGATCATGGCGCGGGCGGCTTTGGCGGCGGGGGCGCATGGATTGATGATTGAGGTGCATCCGTCACCGGACAAGGCGCTTTGCGATGGCGCACAGAGTCTCGACGGGCAGGGTTTTGCACTGCTGATGAAAGAGTTGAGGTTTTTGCAGGATTGCTTTGCGAAACTCAACGATCCTGCTTTTGAGACACAAGTCTGAACAGGGTTATTTCCGGTGGGCACAGGAAACGAATCGGTAGCATGCTGGTGCCCAGTCCGCGGTTGACGTAAAGGGGTACCCCGGCCCATCCCGCTTTGTAGAATCCGGCTACGAAGGATCCGGAATAACGGGGCAGATAGAACGGCGGCAGCAGTGGCAGCCGCACTTGTCCGCCGTGCGTGTGCCCGGCCAGCACCAGGTCGACGTGCTTGTCGAGCAACTGGTGGTTGAAAGCCGGGACATGGGACAACATGACGTTAAGGCGCTTCGGAGAGGCTTCTTTGACGAGCCGGGCGACCTGGTCGGCGGGGGACGGATAGTCGAGGCCCAGGATGGACAGGGGCAGGCCATGGATCCGTACGTCGCGACGTTCGTTGATCAGCAGCGTTACATCCGCCCGGCTGAACTGGCGGCGCAGATTCTCTCCTTCCAGCCGTGCCCAGTACTCCCAGTTGCCCTGCACGGCAAAAATCCCTGCCGGGGCGTGCAGCTGTTGCAAGAATTTCAAAACCCCTGCCAGATTGCGACTCTGTTCGAGATAATCTCCGGTAAGCAGAATGATATCCGGGCGCATTGTACTGACGGTCCGGGCAACCCGTTCAAAATACCCACGCGAGGTGCGTAGGTGCAGATCCGACAGTTGAACCAGGCGCAATTCCTTGCCCTGGGGGATTTTGGCGAGCCGCAGGATGTATTCTTCCATGCTTAAATCCCGGGGTTGGCGCAGCGTGATATCGGCGGTCAGCAGGCCACCCAGCATGACGGCTCCGCCGATCAAAAAACGACGACGGGACAGGGATTTGATGGTTGGTTTGACAGCAGACATAAATTAACCTGGATCAGGACGGCTGCAATGCCGTTGAAAACGTGTACCACAATATGAACGGTGGGGGCAACCGGTCACCTGCCTTATCGAAGGCCCGATCAGAGGTTGTTTGTAATGACGATAGCATATCTTTATCTGCCTGGGGGCGATGCCGCATGAGTGGTCTGGTTGCCGAGGTGGCTGTGGCGGCTCCTTTGGACCGCACTCTTTCCTATCTGGTGCCGGAAGCTCTTGTTTCGAACGCGCGGTGCGGCATGCGCGTACGGGTGCCCCTGGGCCGGCGTACCGCAACGGGGTATGTGCTCGATGTGCAAACGGGCGCGGTGGACGGTCTGAAGCCGGTGATTGAACTGCTCGGTTCCGAGCCTGCTTTCCCGCCGGCGATGGTCGATTTTTTCCGCCGCGCGGCGGCGTATTATCAGTACCCTTTGGGAGAAGTCATCCGTACCGCCTTGCCGGCGGGGTTGTCGGGCGGCAACCATGAGGTGAAAGCTCTTACCGAACGTATCTATCAGGCATCCGAGATGGTCGGCATGCCGCGCGGGCCACGGCAGCGAGAGCTGCTGGACTATCTGAGAGGGGTCGATTGTGTCGCCCGCAGCGAATTGCTGACCGTGTTTCCCAATTGTCAATCGAGTCTGCGGGCGCTTGTGGATCAAGGGTTTGTGCTCGAGGGGCAGAGGGAGCGTCTGCGCGATCCTTTTTCGGATATGACCCTTGCGGCAGACACCTCTGTTGATATGACGGACCGGCAGGCCGAGGTTTTTGCCTCCATCGATGCCGCTCTGCAACAAGGTGGTTTTCAGCCCATGTTGCTGCATGGCGTCACCGGTAGCGGCAAGACCGAAGTGTATCTGCAAGCCATCGAGCAGGTGTTGCGCTCCGGGCGTCAAGCTCTGGTGCTGGTACCCGAAATCGCGTTGACACCGCAACTGGTCAGCCGTTTTCGCGCCCGGTTTGCCGGCGGACGTGCCTCGCTGGCGGTGCTGCACTCGGGTTTGTCTCTGGGGGAGCGTTTTGATGCCTGGCGTAGTGTGGCGCGCGGTGAGGTCGACATTGTCATCGGTGCCCGTTCGGCGGTTTTCGCTCCCCTGCAGCGGTTGGGCATGGTCATTGTCGACGAGGAGCACGAATCGAGCTACAAGCAAGGCGACGGGTTCCGCTATCATGCCCGCGACCTGGCTTTGATGCGGGGGCAGATGGAGCAGGCGCTGGTGTTGCTGGGCAGTGCGACGCCGGCCTTGACGACCTACCACCGTGCCTGCCAGGGGAAAATCGCTTACCTGGAGCTGCCGCAGCGGGTTATGAGTCGCCCCATGCCGGAGGTGGAATTGATCGACCTGACCCAGGATCGTCCCGAGGGGATCCTGGCCCAGGCCTTGAAGGATGCCTTGGTCGCCAATCTGGAACGCGGCGAACAATCCCTGTTGTTGCTTAATCGCCGTGGTTTTGCGCCGTATCTGCTCTGTGCCGATTGCGGTGAGGCCTTGCGCTGTCCGCATTGCGATATCACCCTGACTTTTTACCTGGGGCAAAAGGAGTTGCGGTGCAACTATTGCGATTTCCGCCAGCCTCCCCCCGATCAATGCCCGGCCTGCCAGGGGGCGGATCTGCTGCCGGAGGGGGCCGGAACCGAAAAGCTCGAGCAGGAATTGCAGGAGTTGTTGCCGACGGCGCGCATCGCGCGGATGGATCGGGATACCACCGGACGCAAAGGTGCCCACCAGTCGCTGGTGGCGGCTATGGAGAAACGCGCTATAGATGTGCTGGTGGGCACCCAAATGGTGGCCAAGGGGCTCGATTTTCCGGGGGTGACGCTGGTGGGGGTGGTGCAAGCCGATAATCTGTTGAATCTGCCCGATTTTCGCGCCGCGGAGCGCGCTTTCACGCTGCTGACCCAGGTTGCCGGAAGAGCGGGGCGGGGCGAGCGTCCGGGACGCGTGTTTGTACAGACCTATGCCCATGAACACTTTGCCCTGGACTGCTGCGTGCGGCACGATTATGTCGGTTTTGCCCGGGAGGAGCTGGCGTTGCGGCAGGAGTTGGGGTACCCGCCTTTCGGTTTTCTGGTCAATTGCGTTCTTTCCGGTGCCGTGCGTGAGCAGGTCGAGGCCGCGGCAGAAGCTCTGGTGGCGGAACTTCTGGGCCCGGCGATGGACCTCGGCATCGAGGTTCTCGGCCCGGCACCTTGTCCTTTGGCCCGCTTGCGGGGCAAAAGCCGCTACCAGCTGTTGCTTAAGGCCTCGACGCGCCCACCTTTGCGCCACCTCCTGACCCGCATGCCCGTACTGCGACGGGCTTTGCCCGGCAAGGTGACCATGACCGTCGACGTCGACCCGCTGGATATGCTGTGAGCCGACAGTGTTTTAATCGCCGAACGGCAAATCCATACCCAGTCCCTGTTTTTTAGCCTGTTGCAGCACGTAGGCCGCCAGCATAAGATCCTGGATAGCCATGCCGTGCGATTCAAACAGGCTGATCTGGGTCGGGCTGGTGCGGCCGGGCAGCCGGTCGATAATGATGTCGCCCAGTTCCTGGATCTGCGACCAGCGGATACGACCCTTTTCCAGCAAAGGCAGCAGATCCCCGCATTCGCGGGCAGCCACATCTTTGGCGTCGACCACCACCGGATCGCAACGGCGGATGGTTTTTTCGTCGATTTCGGCCCGAATCAGAGCGTTGCTGCCGACGGCGTTGATGTGACAGCCGGGAGTCAGCCACTCGCTGTCGAATAGTGGCGTTGCGGACGTTGTGACGGTGGTGACAATGTCGCTGTCCCGGACTACCTGCTCCGGATCCTGCGCCGGCAACACCTCGATGTTGAGCTGACGGGCCTGTTCCCGGCAGAACGCTTCCAGGCGTTGACGGTCGCGGGCAAAGACCTTGGCCTGTCGAATCGGCCGTACCGCGCAAAGGGCCGCCAGTTGACCGCGCGCCTGCCAGCCGGCACCGAACAATCCTACAACGCTGGCGTCCGGCCGGCTCAAGTAACGACTGGCGATGCCGCTGGCTGCACCGGTGCGCAGCATCCCCATAAAATTGGCTTCGATAATGGCTTCCAGCCGTCCGGACGTCGCATGGTAAAGATGCACCAAAAAGCGATTCCCCTCGCGGGTTGACGTATAGGCTTTGAAGCCGATGACGTCCAGGCTGTCGACCGCTCCCTGCAAAATGTGCAGTGCACCCTTCTGGACACGGGTGCGCTCCCTGGGGATGTTGACCGCCCGGCCAAGGGCGTGCTGGCGCAGGGCCTCTTCCACGGCTTGCAGCGCCAGTGGCATGTTCGCTATTTGCCGGACGTCGTGCTCGTTTAGAAACAGGGCCATCGGGCCTCTCCTTTGGCAAGAGTTGCGTTGGGTGATCATGAGGGTGCGTTGGGGTGGATGCGATCCCGATGCACAAATTATAGGGGGTTTAGGGTTGTCTTCCAAGCCCAAACCTTGGG
This DNA window, taken from Syntrophotalea carbinolica DSM 2380, encodes the following:
- the trmB gene encoding tRNA (guanosine(46)-N7)-methyltransferase TrmB; this encodes MTQHMIEIKSPYFLREESLASPADFAAVFGNRNPLVLEIGCGIGDFVTQLASSAPERNYLAIDIYNKGCNKTCNRLEQARLTNVRVMRIEARYLLEQFLATESLAAVYINCPDPWPKKRHLKRRLVNERFLQTLLHYLQPGGELFFSSDVADYAHAVTAHLNQIKGYENRLPVPVALDMAGYPLSKYMRRFLAQGQSIHFIHHRRNPQHTCETAAPQPVHRGFRTAWSANNG
- a CDS encoding ornithine cyclodeaminase family protein; translated protein: MALFLNEHDVRQIANMPLALQAVEEALRQHALGRAVNIPRERTRVQKGALHILQGAVDSLDVIGFKAYTSTREGNRFLVHLYHATSGRLEAIIEANFMGMLRTGAASGIASRYLSRPDASVVGLFGAGWQARGQLAALCAVRPIRQAKVFARDRQRLEAFCREQARQLNIEVLPAQDPEQVVRDSDIVTTVTTSATPLFDSEWLTPGCHINAVGSNALIRAEIDEKTIRRCDPVVVDAKDVAARECGDLLPLLEKGRIRWSQIQELGDIIIDRLPGRTSPTQISLFESHGMAIQDLMLAAYVLQQAKKQGLGMDLPFGD
- the truD gene encoding tRNA pseudouridine(13) synthase TruD; the protein is MANYLTAKLPGIGGSIKTCPDDFLVEELPLYPTCGEGEHLYLEVEKRGMTTFELLKRLSRALQVNERAMGYAGLKDAQATTRQFISVTDCSAEQALALQLQDIRILSARRHRNKLRLGHLAGNRFTITIRDIDSDALEKARDILHVLQMTGVPNFFGEQRYGALGNSHLIGQAIVQKNFSQAAAHIIGDPDKIIHPEWRQGAILYAENRLEEAEQALPRRMRNERNLVRSLRQGRSAEKAVRRLPGKLLRLYLSAYQSHLFDRLVSMRLESLETLWTGDIAYKHDNGACFLVTDAALEQPRADRFEISPTAPLFGHKVMMAEAQAGILEQALLAKEGITPDDFRLGAGLSMPGERRPLRIPISETASNQQGNELELSFSLPKGSFATTVLHEVMKTDV
- the priA gene encoding replication restart helicase PriA; translated protein: MSGLVAEVAVAAPLDRTLSYLVPEALVSNARCGMRVRVPLGRRTATGYVLDVQTGAVDGLKPVIELLGSEPAFPPAMVDFFRRAAAYYQYPLGEVIRTALPAGLSGGNHEVKALTERIYQASEMVGMPRGPRQRELLDYLRGVDCVARSELLTVFPNCQSSLRALVDQGFVLEGQRERLRDPFSDMTLAADTSVDMTDRQAEVFASIDAALQQGGFQPMLLHGVTGSGKTEVYLQAIEQVLRSGRQALVLVPEIALTPQLVSRFRARFAGGRASLAVLHSGLSLGERFDAWRSVARGEVDIVIGARSAVFAPLQRLGMVIVDEEHESSYKQGDGFRYHARDLALMRGQMEQALVLLGSATPALTTYHRACQGKIAYLELPQRVMSRPMPEVELIDLTQDRPEGILAQALKDALVANLERGEQSLLLLNRRGFAPYLLCADCGEALRCPHCDITLTFYLGQKELRCNYCDFRQPPPDQCPACQGADLLPEGAGTEKLEQELQELLPTARIARMDRDTTGRKGAHQSLVAAMEKRAIDVLVGTQMVAKGLDFPGVTLVGVVQADNLLNLPDFRAAERAFTLLTQVAGRAGRGERPGRVFVQTYAHEHFALDCCVRHDYVGFAREELALRQELGYPPFGFLVNCVLSGAVREQVEAAAEALVAELLGPAMDLGIEVLGPAPCPLARLRGKSRYQLLLKASTRPPLRHLLTRMPVLRRALPGKVTMTVDVDPLDML
- a CDS encoding metallophosphoesterase gives rise to the protein MSAVKPTIKSLSRRRFLIGGAVMLGGLLTADITLRQPRDLSMEEYILRLAKIPQGKELRLVQLSDLHLRTSRGYFERVARTVSTMRPDIILLTGDYLEQSRNLAGVLKFLQQLHAPAGIFAVQGNWEYWARLEGENLRRQFSRADVTLLINERRDVRIHGLPLSILGLDYPSPADQVARLVKEASPKRLNVMLSHVPAFNHQLLDKHVDLVLAGHTHGGQVRLPLLPPFYLPRYSGSFVAGFYKAGWAGVPLYVNRGLGTSMLPIRFLCPPEITLFRLVSQKQDR
- the aroF gene encoding 3-deoxy-7-phosphoheptulonate synthase; the encoded protein is MLIVMHHTASEEQIRAVEQAVAALGLKAQPIPGGERTAIGVLGNRGYVDDTTIRDLPGVLEIIHVSKPYKMVSRDFHPMATVVKVGSAALGDGGPPVVMAGPCSIESEEQMMAAAHLVKAAGAQVLRGGAFKPRTGPHSFQGLGVEGLKILHAAGREVELPVVTEVMRIEQLEVACRYADMLQIGARNMQNFDLLKEVGRLRCPILLKRGMSATIEEFLAAAEYIVAEGNDQVVLCERGIRTFETATRNTLDLSVVPLVKALSHLPIIVDPSHATGRRPLVPIMARAALAAGAHGLMIEVHPSPDKALCDGAQSLDGQGFALLMKELRFLQDCFAKLNDPAFETQV